A genome region from Bufo gargarizans isolate SCDJY-AF-19 chromosome 2, ASM1485885v1, whole genome shotgun sequence includes the following:
- the ZC3HC1 gene encoding nuclear-interacting partner of ALK, translating into MSAPSNETTGTALRSPIGTPEKIRDLINEGIVSEERSDGRKDTSILSEENNSIEALEDSISNEATSKEAFLSRVETFSSLKWAGKPPELSPLICAQYGWSNIECDMLKCSSCSSYLCASLQSALDFTKYKQRCLELQEALRTSHEKFCFWPESPCPEHFWTLLIAESSSVITDFIDRFQNLCHLKLQLPSLKHEDLKSMDLTEETVSLLLHLIEDELQGQKNAMHSLVSDSLQVHISACILALCGWNSSPSSGSLPLSIIHCPRCMRRVGLWSFQQLESVDLDLSIGLPSTPMSPGEGISERIPLGVMSPNRRITRSRDLEQSPSLASTPLRSGGSSVSPESDTVRSRPVTRSMGHGDGQGATSEMYSSPHRRAKRPRLCSTSSTDSSPKGCFEPLSQHKSWCPWLTVVKGGDKGKSEAKENGNSDQIALAGWKEVLRVLLGEEKSRTRLGADSSSVPEKSHKVFRIFRQWQVCSSS; encoded by the exons ATGTCGGCGCCCAGTAACGAGACCACGGGAACTGCGCTTAGGTCTCCTATAGGAACGCCTGAAAAAATCCGGGACTTGATCAATGAAGGGATAGTGAGCGAGGAGCGGAGTGACGGCCG AAAGGACACAAGCATTCTGTCGGAAGAAAACAACAGTATTGAAGCCTTAGAAGATTCAATCTCGAATGAGGCAACAAGCAAAGAAGCGTTCCTCTCCAGGGTGGAGACCTTCTCC TCCCTAAAATGGGCTGGTAAACCTCCAGAATTGTCTCCACTTATATGCGCTCAGTATGGATGGTCAAACATAGAGTGTGACATGCTGAAATGCTCCAGTTGCAGTTCCTACCTCTGTGCTAGCCTCCAGTCAGCCTTGGACTTCACCAAAT ATAAGCAGCGCTGCTTGGAATTGCAGGAAGCACTGAGGACCTCTCATGAGAAGTTCTGCTTTTGGCCAGAAAGTCCATGTCCAG AACATTTCTGGACCCTTCTGATAGCGGAGTCATCTTCAGTTATCACTGACTTTATTGACCGTTTCCAAAATCTTTGTCACTTGAAACTGCAACTTCCATCCCTGAAACATGAAGATCTCAAAAGCATG GACCTTACAGAGGAAACAGTAAGCCTACTACTTCACTTGATTGAGGATGAGCTACAGGGACAAAAGAATGCTATGCACAGCTTGGTCAGTGACTCTTTGCAGGTGCACATCTCGGCCTGTATTTTGGCACTTTGTGGATGGAACAGCAG CCCTTCCTCTGGTTCTTTGCCTCTGTCTATCATTCACTGTCCTCGATGTATGAGGAGGGTTGGCCTATGGAGCTTCCAACAGCTGGAATCTGTAGATCTGGACTTATCAATAGGACTGCCAAGCACTCCAATGTCTCCAGGAGAAGGCATCAGTGAAAGAATACCTTTGGGAGTTATGTCTCCGAACAGAAGGATCACTCGTAGTAGGGATCTTGAACAG AGCCCCTCCTTGGCTAGCACTCCGCTGCGCAGTGGAGGATCTTCGGTCTCGCCTGAGTCAGATACTGTACGGAGCCGCCCTGTGACTCGCAGCATGGGACATGGAGATGGCCAAGGAGCTACATCTGAAATGTATTCCAGTCCTCATCGTAGGGCTAAACGCCCTAGACTCTGTTCCACTAGTAGTACG GATTCTTCCCCCAAGGGTTGTTTTGAGCCACTAAGTCAGCACAAAAGTTGGTGTCCCTGGCTGACAGTGGTGAAAGGAGGTGATAAGGGCAAATCAGAAGCAAAAGAAAATGGAAATTCAGACCAGATAGCACTTGCTGGATGGAAGGAAGTATTGCGAGTACTGCTTGGAGAGGAGAAATCCAGGACCCGACTGGGAGCAGATTCTTCA